A genomic window from Lotus japonicus ecotype B-129 chromosome 1, LjGifu_v1.2 includes:
- the LOC130719213 gene encoding uncharacterized protein LOC130719213, whose protein sequence is MDTESNTFWCRLLRAKYENGISMRKSSNWWKDLHLLCFGSREGKWYEEGAHRKVGDGGDINFWYEKWIGDASLCCLFRPLYQVSAQQNHKVKDMGVWSAAGWSWNFCWVSPLNMEQERLLVDLQQLICNFVPKLGCPDSWKWVPDQFGIYSVKSAYMLLSGSVPVQGDNMFRLLWSLKAPSNAIALAWKVLINRIQTKVNLNRRGIVLNSACPLCSTSDESTDHLFFSCPIVWKVWSKISAWFSVFSVLPADSSGHFLQHLGILGSLKIRKGVGLCSLLL, encoded by the coding sequence ATGGACACAGAGAGCAATACTTTCTGGTGTAGGTTGCTGCGTGCAAAATATGAAAATGGTATTTCTATGAGGAAATCTTCCAACTGGTGGAAGGATCTCCATCTTTTATGCTTTGGCAGTAGGGAGGGAAAATGGTATGAAGAGGGTGCTCATCGTAAGGTAGGGGACGGGGGTGATATTAATTTCTGGTATGAAAAATGGATTGGGGATGCCTCTTTGTGCTGTTTGTTTAGGCCACTTTACCAAGTTTCTGCCCAGCAGAATCACAAAGTGAAGGACATGGGCGTATGGAGTGCAGCAGGGTGGTCTTGGAATTTTTGTTGGGTTTCCCCTTTGAACATGGAACAGGAACGACTTCTTGTGGATCTACAACAGCTGATATGTAATTTTGTTCCCAAACTAGGTTGTCCTGATTCTTGGAAGTGGGTACCAGACCAATTTGGAATATACTCAGTAAAATCTGCTTATATGCTTTTATCTGGGAGTGTTCCTGTTCAAGGGGATAATATGTTCAGGTTGTTGTGGTCTCTCAAAGCTCCATCGAATGCGATTGCATTAGCTTGGAAGGTGTTGATTAACAGGATCCAAACAAAGGTGAACTTGAATCGTAGGGGTATTGTCTTAAATAGCGCATGTCCTCTATGCTCAACATCTGATGAGAGTACTGATCATCTTTTCTTCTCCTGTCCAATTGTGTGGAAGGTTTGGTCGAAGATTTCAGCGTGGTTTAGCGTCTTTTCAGTCCTCCCAGCAGACAGTTCTGGTCACTTTCTGCAACATTTGGGAATATTGGGATCTTTAAAGATTAGAAAAGGGGTTGGGTTGTGTAGCTTGCTGTTATAG